A window of the Lepisosteus oculatus isolate fLepOcu1 chromosome 14, fLepOcu1.hap2, whole genome shotgun sequence genome harbors these coding sequences:
- the LOC138242480 gene encoding LOW QUALITY PROTEIN: large proline-rich protein BAG6-like (The sequence of the model RefSeq protein was modified relative to this genomic sequence to represent the inferred CDS: deleted 2 bases in 1 codon) encodes MGEPGNIDVTVKTLDSQSRSYSVSGEITVKEFKEHISSSVGIPADKQRLIYQGRVLQDDRRLQEYDVDGKVIHLVERAPPQTTQPGGAGAGGTSSSSSSSSPGASVPPHSSSSSSSSSSSAGPHDRNANSYVMLGTFNLPVNIMDPQQIQMSVQQMMAGLGETGRNVRVGASTGGNGSVDVQIDVEQGIQSEPRMRLVLAQNLLRDTQGVVSRLEGHPGGAAQEPQSGENPSSQAQTSPPARGAQATPSPAEAPPPAAEGGAQPMDTSPPPSSATSSTQTEGPPHSGPNHPSPGEFVEVLSELRRVEDRLQPFVQRAHQILGSATSADYNNNTQEREEDQRTLNLVGEALRLLGNALVSLSDLRCNLSSGPPRHLHVVRPMAHYMSPVVLQPGGLPNIPIQINLGTTVTMTANGRQAGEGQAAPGAPPPAPPTDQPGGGPQPQVPPVPAPTPPQPAPGSAQAPPTAAQPRVIRITHQTMEPMVMMQMNIDDSGAGNQMPGSGSAPAPGQSSGGGVSMQIPGLPPEFMQAVVHQITQQAISMATAAAGGAGVPAGVGQVGQQQQQQHQQQQQGPGQQPQGGPFPPAQARVVITRPSFTPRPPSLGPRGPSINLRATVPGQAGMQAGSIPHASLSQMINGLVGQLLMPVHMTASGEHTSSSSSSSSSSSSSSSSFAFSETAPAPAGQAPPPAPPPGPGPAPPQPNLAQLLGSLLGGAAATTTTTTTGGGAPPGGVMGGVGGGGGGGGGGGGGGGGGVGGASPPSITITMPGVPAFIQGVADFIQAAQPVFPPPSQPSDLRHQPPQPQPPPQQGSPAAPPPPPPPGSPPQAQAQAGGESLSPEFFTGIVQGVLSSMMGSLGSPQGSSESIADFIQRLSQTSNIFEPGSGAAVGFFGDLLSLICQRFSMVDMVMLLHGQHQPLGRIQPQLRAFFTEQYLQGREPTDANIRAAAEDLIHNLEEYITESFSTVSVREGVNITQTNVEFLTEQFIRIATHILRSTDQTFGQRLLELCNQGLFECLALNLYCLRGEQSSLTAVINHRIRRMSAEVNPSLVNWLTTMMAMRLQVILEHMPVTEEQVLPYVRHTQGEPAAAEEEEEERVSEPRAEEEPPSAEMEESSSASPTPATTAEEAMASSGETVAAAAQREEPEGEPWAAAVPPEWVPIMRQDLQTQRKMKSQPPLSDAYLSGMPAKRRKTVQSEGPYLSLSEAVTRAARTVGAKPVTSAESLQAELDGPELQEAYVEQVKSNIQKRLREDPDYSTPARFPSAQRAFSPDS; translated from the exons ATGGGGGAGCCGGGGAACATCGACGTGACGGTCAAGACGCTGGACTCTCAGAGCCGCAGCTACAGCGTGTCAGGAGAG ATCACCGTGAAGGAGTTCAAGGAGCACATCTCCAGCTCCGTGGGCATCCCAGCGGACAAACAGAGGCTCATCTACCAGGGCCGGGTGCTGCAGGACGACCGCAGGCTCCAGGAGTACG aTGTCGACGGGAAAGTGATACACCTGGTGGAGCGGGCCCCCCCCCAGACCACCCAGCCCGGGGGGGCG GGGGCCGGCGGgacctcctcctcttcctcctcctcctcgccggGGGCGTCCGTGCCcccccactcctcctcctcctcctcctcctcctcctcctccgcggGCCCCCACGACCGGAACGCCAACAGCTACGTCATGCTGGGCACCTTCAACCTGCCCGTCAACATCATGGACCCCCAGCAGATCCAG ATGTCGGTGCAGCAGATGATGGCCGGACTCGGGGAGACAGGAAGGAACGTCAGGGTGGGCGCCAGCACCGGG GGTAACGGCTCGGTAGATGTGCAGATCGATGTCGAGCAGGGTATCCAG aGCGAGCCCCGCATGCGCCTGGTCCTGGCCCAGAACCTCCTGAGGGACACGCAGGGCGTCGTCAGCAGGCTGGAG GGTCACCCCGGGGGCGCGGCCCAGGAGCCCCAGTCCGGGGAGAACCCCTCGTCCCAGGCCCAGACCAGCCCGCCGGCCCGCGGCGCCCAGGCCACGCCCTCCCCCGCCGAGGCCCCGCCCCCGGCCGCCGAGGGAGGGGCCCAGCCCATGGACACCTCCCCCCCGCCCTCCTCCGCCACCTCCTCCACCCAGACGGAGGGGCCGCCCCACTCAGGACCCAA tcatCCTTCCCCAGGAGAGTTTGTGGAGGTGCTGAGTGAGTTACGTAGAGTGGAGGACAGGCTGCAACCCTTCGTCCAGCGTGCTCACCAGATCCTGGGCTCCGCCACCAGCGCCGACTACAACAACAAC ACTCAGGAGCGGGAGGAGGACCAGCGCACTCTCAACCTGGTGGGGGAGGCCCTGCGCCTGCTGGGCAACGCCCTGGTGTCCCTCAGCGACCTGCGCTGCAACCTGTCGTCCGGCCCCCCCCGCCACCTGCACGTGGTGCGGCCCATGGCCCACTACATGTCCCCCGTGGTCCTGCAGCCCGGCGGCCTGCCCAACATCCCCATCCAG ATAAACCTGGGGACCACTGTCACCATGACGGCCAATGGGCGCCAGGCAGGGGAGGGGCAGGCGGCCCCCGGGGCCCCTCCCCCAGCCCCTCCCACCGACCAGCCCGGGGGCGGGCCCCAGCCCCAGGTCCCGCCCGTCCCGGCCCCGACTCCGCCCCAGCCCGCCCCTGGCTCCGCCCAGGCCCCGCCCACCGCCGCCCAGCCCCGGGTCATCCGCATCACCCACCAGACCATGGAGCCCATGGTCATGATGCAGATGAACATCGACG ATTCAGGCGCAGGAAACCAAATGCCCGGTTCTGGCTCTGCTCCGGCCCCTGGACAGAGTTCTG GTGGCGGCGTCTCGATGCAGATCCCCGGCTTGCCCCCGGAGTTCATGCAGGCCGTCGTGCACCAGATCACCCAGCAGGCCATCTCCATGGCGACGGCGGCCGCCGGGGGCGCCGGCGTCCCTGCTGGGGTTGGCCAGGtagggcagcagcagcagcagcagcaccagcagcagcagcagggaccgGGACAGCAGCCCCAGGGGGGCCCCTTCCCCCCCGCCCAGGCCAGAGTGGTCATCACCCGCCCCTCCTTCACCCCCCGGCCCCCCAGCCTGGGCCCCCGCGGCCCGTCCATCAACCTGAGAGCAACGGTGCCCGGCCAGGCTGGCATGCAG GCTGGCTCCATCCCTCACGCCTCTCTCTCCCAGATGATCAATGGGCTGGTGGGACAGCTGCTGATGCCCGTTCACATGA CTGCGTCCGGCGAGCACACCAGCTcttcctccagctcctcctcctcctcctcctcctcctcctcctccttcgcGTTCTCCGAGACCGCCCCGGCCCCCGCCGGCCAggccccgcccccggccccgcCCCCCGGCCCGGGCCCCGCCCCTCCCCAGCCCAACCTGGCCCAGCTGCTGGGCTCCCTCCTCGGCGGGGCGGCCGCCACCACCACCACGACGACGACGGGGGGGGGTGCCCCCCCAGGGGGGGTCATGGGGGGcgtaggaggaggaggaggaggaggaggaggaggaggaggaggaggaggagggggagtaGGGGGCGCCAGCCCCCCGTCCATCACCATCACCATGCCAGGGGTCCCCGCCTTCATCCAGGGGGTGGCGGACTTCATTCAG gCTGCTCAGCCAGTCTTCCCTCCCCCCTCCCAGCCCTCTGATCTTCGTCATCAGCCTCCTCAGCCTCAGCCGCCCCCCCAGCAGGGCTCCCCAGCggccccgccgccgccgcccccccccGGCAGCCCCCCGCAGGCCCAGGCGCAGGCCGGGGGGGAGTCCCTGAGCCCGGAGTTCTTCACGGGCATCGTGCAGGGGGTGCTCTCCTCCATGATGGGGTCCCTGGGCTCCCCGCAGGGCAGCAGCGAGAGCATCGCCGACTTCATCCAGCGGCTGTCCCAGACCAGCAACATCTTCGAGCCGGGCTCCGGGGCCGCCGTGG GCTTCTTCGGCGACCTGCTGTCCCTGATCTGCCAGCGCTTCTCCATGGTGGACATGGTGATGCTGCTGCACGGGCAGCACCAGCCCCTGGGCCGGATCCAGCCCCAGCTGCGGGCCTTCTTCACCGAGCAGTACCTGCAGGGCCGCGAGCCCACCGACGCCAACATCCGG GCTGCTGCTGAGGACCTCATTCACAATCTGGAGGAGTACATCACCGAGAGCTTC TCCACAGTCAGCGTCCGGGAGGGAGTGAACATCACTCAGACCAACGTGGAGTTCCTGACGGAGCAGTTCATCCGCATCGCCACTCACATCCTGCGCAGCACAG ACCAGACGTTCGGCCAGCGGCTGCTGGAGCTGTGCAACCAGGGCCTGTTCGAGTGTCTGGCCCTGAACCTGTACTGCCTGCGGGGGGAGCAGAGCTCGCTGACGGCCGTCATCAACCACCGCATC AGGAGGATGTCTGCGGAGGTCAACCCCTCCCTGGTCAACTGGCTGACCACCATGATGGCCATGCGGCTGCAGGTCATTCTGGAGCACATGCCGGTGACCGAGGAGCAGGTCCTGCCCTACGTCCGGCACACGCAG GGCgagccggcggcggcggaggaggaggaggaggagcgagTGTCAGAGCCACGGGCTGAAGAGGAGCCCCCGAGCGCAGAG ATGGAGGAGTCCTCCTCTGCCTCACCCACTCCGGCCACTACTGCGGAGGAGGCCATGGCGTCGTCGGGGGAGACGGTCGCCGCGGCGGCGCAGAGGGAGGAGCCGGAGGGAGAGCCCTGGGCCGCGGCTGTGCCGCCG gagtGGGTGCCCATCATGAGACAGGACCTGCAGACTCAGAGGAAGATGAAGTCCCAGCCGCCCCTCAGCGACGCCTACCTCAGCGGCATGCCGGCCAAGCGCAGGAAG ACAGTGCAGAGCGAGGGCCCCTACCTGTCCCTGTCGGAGGCCGTGACGCGGGCCGCCCGGACCGTGGGCGCCAAGCCCGTCACCAGCGCCGAGAGCCTGCAGGCCGAGCTGGACGGGCCGGAGCTGCAGGAGGCGTACGTCGAGCAG GTCAAGTCCAACATCCAGAAGCGCCTGCGAGAGGACCCCGACTACAGCACGCCAGCGCGCTTCCCCAGCGCCCAGCGGGCCTTCTCCCCGGACTCCTGA